In Coriobacteriaceae bacterium, a single window of DNA contains:
- a CDS encoding KH domain-containing protein, translating to MLSDRIADLVEYLVVQIVDDPDSVSLEVIDGDDASTIEVSVAEDDVAKVIGRRGRTIKAIRTLARALAARLDTAVEVEVLG from the coding sequence ATGCTCTCAGATCGCATCGCCGATCTCGTCGAATATCTCGTTGTTCAGATCGTCGACGACCCGGATTCCGTGAGCCTTGAGGTCATCGATGGTGACGACGCCTCCACGATTGAGGTTTCGGTTGCCGAGGATGACGTCGCTAAGGTCATCGGCCGTCGTGGCCGTACCATCAAGGCCATTCGCACGCTCGCCCGTGCACTGGCCGCTCGCCTCGACACTGCAGTCGAGGTAGAGGTTCTGGGCTAG
- the obgE gene encoding GTPase ObgE: MSQFTDISRINVCGGDGGAGCMSFRREAFVPKGGPDGGDGGRGGNVVIQADAQLSSLIDYRFKHHFRAERGTHGQGARRNGKSGEDLILKVPMGTVVRELDPETQTPMFEIADLVHDGERVVVAPGGAGGLGNTHFVTSVRRAPAFAQLGEPAEEHWIELEMKLMADAALVGFPSVGKSSLIARMSAARPKIADYPFTTLVPNLGMVRAGEYSYVVADVPGLIEGASEGRGLGHQFLRHIERTALIMHVVDMTGGFEDRDPVEDYRIINRELEQYGAELSERPQIVVANKCDAPGTADKIADLKRAALDDGHMFFAVSAVTGAGLNTLMLAVGEQVAKLRAELAVSDEPVDLRDEEWERRRLQREKRFRIVQEEPHAFRVVGRAIERLVIQTDWENEEAVIYLQHKFSRMGVDDALEKAGCRAGDEVRICQRAFDFEGAEDFSEFEDEFEDADVEVIDVAAEGADVADATEGSEGTTEVNVVETPEGE, from the coding sequence TTGTCACAGTTCACCGATATCAGCCGAATTAACGTTTGCGGCGGCGACGGCGGAGCCGGATGCATGTCGTTTAGGCGCGAGGCATTTGTTCCCAAGGGCGGCCCCGATGGCGGCGACGGCGGTCGTGGCGGCAACGTCGTCATTCAGGCCGACGCTCAGCTGTCCTCGCTGATCGATTACCGCTTTAAGCATCACTTCCGTGCTGAGCGCGGAACGCATGGCCAGGGTGCCCGCCGCAACGGCAAAAGCGGTGAGGACCTGATTTTGAAAGTCCCCATGGGCACCGTAGTCCGCGAGCTCGATCCCGAGACGCAGACCCCGATGTTCGAGATTGCCGACCTGGTGCACGACGGCGAGCGCGTTGTCGTGGCGCCCGGTGGTGCTGGCGGTCTGGGCAACACTCACTTTGTGACGTCGGTGCGTCGCGCGCCCGCGTTTGCCCAGCTCGGCGAGCCGGCTGAGGAGCACTGGATCGAGCTCGAGATGAAGCTCATGGCCGATGCCGCGCTTGTGGGCTTTCCCTCGGTCGGCAAGTCCTCGCTCATCGCGCGTATGAGCGCTGCCCGTCCCAAGATTGCCGACTACCCGTTTACCACGCTTGTGCCCAATCTGGGCATGGTGCGTGCCGGCGAATATTCTTACGTCGTTGCCGACGTTCCCGGTCTCATCGAGGGCGCGAGCGAGGGTCGTGGCCTGGGCCATCAGTTCCTGCGCCACATTGAGCGCACGGCCTTGATCATGCATGTCGTTGACATGACGGGCGGGTTTGAGGATCGCGATCCGGTTGAGGACTATCGCATTATTAACCGTGAGCTTGAGCAGTATGGCGCTGAGCTTTCGGAGCGTCCGCAGATCGTCGTCGCCAACAAGTGCGATGCGCCGGGCACGGCCGACAAGATTGCCGACCTTAAGCGTGCGGCGCTCGACGACGGGCATATGTTCTTTGCCGTGTCCGCTGTGACGGGTGCCGGTCTCAACACGTTGATGCTTGCCGTGGGCGAGCAGGTGGCCAAGCTCCGCGCTGAGCTGGCGGTCTCTGATGAGCCGGTCGATTTGCGCGACGAGGAGTGGGAGCGTCGCCGCCTGCAGCGCGAGAAGCGGTTCCGTATTGTCCAAGAAGAGCCTCATGCCTTCCGCGTGGTCGGTCGCGCCATCGAGCGCTTGGTTATCCAGACCGACTGGGAAAATGAGGAGGCCGTCATCTATCTGCAGCATAAGTTTTCCCGCATGGGTGTTGACGATGCGCTCGAAAAGGCCGGTTGCCGTGCCGGCGACGAGGTTCGCATTTGCCAGCGCGCCTTTGACTTTGAGGGCGCCGAGGACTTCTCGGAGTTCGAGGACGAGTTCGAGGATGCAGACGTTGAGGTTATTGACGTAGCGGCCGAGGGTGCGGACGTGGCTGATGCCACCGAGGGCTCCGAAGGCACTACCGAAGTCAACGTTGTTGAGACCCCGGAGGGCGAGTAA
- the yqeK gene encoding bis(5'-nucleosyl)-tetraphosphatase (symmetrical) YqeK, whose protein sequence is MKDKRKRYVHSLGVAETALRLAEVYGVDRFDAAAAGLIHDWDKVLSDDELVTRALHYGIKIAGSPSAATPLLHGPVAAYELPQLFPELSPAVFQAVDRHTVGACDMTPLDMVVFVADAIEPNRHGDYAHALRKMVGKSSLDELFFSCFAQGLVYVIQTGRYLYPTAITIYNHYAQLR, encoded by the coding sequence ATGAAGGATAAGCGTAAGCGCTACGTGCATTCGCTCGGGGTTGCCGAGACTGCGTTGCGCCTAGCCGAGGTGTACGGTGTCGACCGCTTTGATGCCGCTGCCGCCGGCCTGATCCATGACTGGGACAAGGTGCTCTCCGACGACGAGCTGGTCACGCGCGCTCTGCATTACGGCATTAAGATTGCCGGCTCTCCGTCTGCCGCGACGCCGCTTTTGCATGGCCCGGTTGCCGCCTATGAGCTTCCGCAGCTTTTTCCCGAGCTGTCGCCGGCGGTCTTTCAGGCTGTCGACCGTCACACCGTGGGCGCTTGCGACATGACGCCGCTCGATATGGTGGTCTTTGTGGCCGATGCCATCGAACCCAACCGCCACGGCGATTATGCCCATGCGCTGCGCAAGATGGTGGGGAAGTCCTCGCTCGACGAGTTGTTCTTCTCCTGTTTTGCGCAGGGTCTGGTCTATGTGATCCAGACCGGGCGTTATCTTTATCCCACGGCTATTACGATTTACAACCATTACGCCCAGCTGCGCTAG
- the rsfS gene encoding ribosome silencing factor — MADETMTDEQILESVEHKSFVATPDRTAASLSASGVAAEDVARAAAQAAYDKKGEDVQVLDLTELSDVCDYFVIATGTNNRQVDSIVDEIEEKVAEACGEHPFSIEGREQKTWMLMDYGSVVVHVFTPEAREFYRLEKLWGDAPQLSLDLL, encoded by the coding sequence ATGGCCGACGAGACCATGACCGACGAGCAGATTCTTGAAAGCGTGGAGCACAAGAGTTTCGTTGCCACGCCCGACCGCACTGCCGCCTCGCTGTCCGCGAGCGGTGTCGCCGCCGAGGATGTCGCCCGCGCCGCCGCGCAGGCCGCCTACGACAAGAAAGGCGAGGACGTTCAGGTGCTCGACCTGACTGAGCTTTCTGATGTGTGCGACTACTTTGTCATCGCTACCGGCACCAACAACCGCCAGGTCGATTCCATCGTTGACGAGATCGAGGAGAAGGTCGCCGAGGCTTGCGGCGAGCATCCGTTCTCCATCGAGGGCCGCGAGCAGAAGACCTGGATGCTCATGGACTACGGTTCGGTTGTCGTCCACGTCTTCACTCCCGAGGCGCGCGAGTTCTACCGCCTCGAAAAGCTCTGGGGTGACGCCCCCCAGCTTTCCCTTGACCTCCTTTAG
- a CDS encoding TIGR03960 family B12-binding radical SAM protein — translation MRAVYQDCFHLIEPLLAKVEKPSRYIDHEWGTLSKADADYRCCMIYPDVYEVGLPNQGIAILYNILNQAEGISCERGYVPWPDMGDAMREANIPLLSLEGAAPVASFDIVGMHVPHEMAVTNFLEALDLAGIPLLAADRTEGDPIIIAGGPSVYNPEPYAAFFDAILIGEGEESLLEVCQLHRRLRDEGVSRAQIVEQLATVGGTYVPSLYEVRYDEPCSPHGYTVPREGKDVPPVVYKRVVEDFGATNPLSQSCVPYAQLVHDRLSIEILRGCARGCRFCQAGMTYRPVRERSADQIVSSVIQGLQKTGYDEVSLTSLSTTDHSCIRDVLGRLNRRLEDTGIRVSIPSQRLDSFGVDMAESVAGEKKGGLTFAPEAGSQRMRDIINKNVTEEDLDRAAKAAFEAGWNRMKLYFMMGLPGERDEDIVAIANLADHVLELGRSVVPKARRGSISVSISVSVFIPKAATPFQWCPQLDYDDVKRRQKLLITSVRNRAVRVHYHDAETSLIEAALSRAGRDMTPVIIDAWRAGSRFDAWVEHFSLDNWKEAAAKNGIDLNELVHLPYELDWRLPWEHVSPGCSRGFLEREYRRSLEGVTTPDCTRTSCTGCGICPTLHAKNVLVGDRA, via the coding sequence TTGCGCGCTGTGTACCAAGACTGTTTTCATTTGATTGAGCCCCTGCTCGCAAAGGTCGAGAAGCCGAGTCGCTATATCGACCATGAGTGGGGCACGCTCTCCAAGGCCGATGCCGACTACCGCTGCTGCATGATCTATCCGGACGTGTATGAGGTCGGTCTGCCCAACCAGGGCATCGCCATTCTCTACAACATCCTTAATCAGGCCGAGGGCATTTCCTGCGAGCGCGGCTATGTGCCGTGGCCCGACATGGGCGACGCCATGCGCGAAGCGAACATTCCGCTGCTGTCGCTCGAGGGCGCGGCGCCTGTGGCCTCGTTCGATATCGTCGGCATGCATGTGCCGCACGAGATGGCCGTCACCAACTTCCTCGAGGCGCTCGACCTCGCCGGCATTCCGCTGCTCGCGGCTGACCGCACCGAGGGCGACCCCATCATCATTGCCGGTGGTCCCTCGGTCTATAACCCCGAGCCGTATGCGGCCTTCTTCGATGCCATCCTGATCGGCGAGGGCGAGGAGTCGCTGCTCGAGGTTTGCCAGCTGCATCGTCGCCTGCGCGATGAGGGTGTCTCGCGCGCCCAGATTGTCGAGCAGCTCGCGACGGTCGGTGGCACCTATGTGCCGTCTCTGTATGAGGTGCGCTATGACGAGCCCTGCTCTCCGCATGGCTACACCGTGCCGCGTGAAGGCAAGGACGTCCCTCCGGTAGTCTATAAGCGCGTCGTTGAGGACTTTGGCGCTACCAATCCGCTGTCGCAGTCGTGCGTGCCCTACGCGCAGCTCGTTCACGACCGCCTGTCGATCGAGATTCTGCGCGGTTGTGCCCGCGGCTGCCGTTTTTGCCAGGCCGGCATGACCTATCGTCCGGTGCGCGAGCGCTCGGCCGACCAGATTGTGTCCTCGGTGATCCAGGGCTTGCAGAAGACCGGCTACGACGAGGTGTCGCTCACCTCGCTTTCGACCACCGACCACTCCTGCATCCGTGATGTGCTCGGTAGGCTCAACCGCCGCCTGGAGGATACGGGCATTCGCGTGTCCATTCCCTCGCAGCGCCTGGATTCATTTGGCGTGGATATGGCCGAGTCGGTCGCCGGCGAAAAGAAGGGCGGCCTGACGTTTGCCCCCGAGGCCGGCAGCCAGCGCATGCGCGACATCATCAACAAGAATGTGACCGAGGAGGACTTGGACCGTGCGGCTAAGGCGGCCTTCGAGGCTGGTTGGAACCGCATGAAGCTCTACTTTATGATGGGCCTTCCCGGCGAGCGCGACGAGGATATCGTGGCCATCGCCAACCTGGCCGACCATGTGCTCGAGCTCGGCCGCTCCGTGGTTCCCAAGGCGCGCCGCGGCTCCATCTCGGTGTCCATCTCGGTGTCGGTGTTTATTCCCAAGGCCGCCACACCGTTCCAATGGTGCCCGCAGCTCGATTACGACGACGTCAAGCGCCGTCAGAAGCTCCTCATCACGAGCGTTCGCAACCGTGCGGTCCGCGTGCACTACCACGATGCCGAGACCTCGCTTATCGAGGCCGCACTGTCTCGCGCCGGTCGCGACATGACGCCGGTCATCATCGACGCCTGGCGTGCGGGCTCGCGTTTTGACGCGTGGGTGGAGCATTTCTCGCTCGATAACTGGAAAGAGGCGGCGGCCAAAAACGGCATCGATCTCAACGAGCTCGTGCACCTGCCCTACGAACTGGACTGGCGCCTGCCCTGGGAGCACGTGAGTCCCGGCTGCTCGCGCGGCTTCCTCGAGCGCGAATACCGCCGCTCGCTGGAGGGCGTCACGACACCCGACTGTACCCGCACCTCGTGCACCGGCTGCGGAATCTGCCCCACGCTCCATGCCAAGAACGTATTGGTGGGTGATCGCGCATGA
- the dinB gene encoding DNA polymerase IV, translating to MKRREHTYGYEDAAGVTPPPWTGPAVGLMDLDAFFASVEMLDHPEWRGKPLIVGGDADSRGVVSTCSYEARRFGVHSAMPSAEARRLCPQAIWTHGHFDRYHEVSAQVMAILADETPRVERVSIDEAFIDITPGRFAPEDPLLVARRISDRVAALGVTCSIGVGCNKTVAKIASERDKPFGLTIVRPGTEQRFLAALPVSAMSGIGRSAEERLRRMRIYTLGELSRAPKSTLASIFGINGERMRQRALGLELSEVTSLDEEREVKSVSNERTFAKDLTERGDIEAAIALLGESVGRRLRRQGLTGATVTLKLKYSYGSGRSAQRRLPHPTDDENIFVAVALELLDNIWQEGMHVRLAGVGMSDFDHQGGIQTDLFCEIDDRGAQSSDRRDLSVAIDAVRDKFGDTALSFGRQSRFND from the coding sequence ATGAAAAGACGCGAACATACATACGGTTATGAGGATGCTGCGGGCGTCACGCCTCCGCCCTGGACGGGACCGGCGGTGGGCCTCATGGATCTCGATGCGTTTTTTGCGAGCGTGGAGATGCTCGACCATCCCGAGTGGCGCGGCAAGCCGCTCATCGTGGGCGGCGATGCCGATTCCCGCGGCGTCGTGTCCACCTGCTCATACGAGGCACGTCGCTTTGGCGTGCACTCTGCCATGCCCTCGGCCGAGGCACGGCGCCTCTGTCCGCAGGCCATTTGGACGCATGGGCATTTCGATCGCTACCACGAGGTCAGCGCTCAGGTCATGGCGATTCTCGCCGACGAGACCCCGCGCGTTGAGCGCGTATCCATCGACGAGGCCTTTATCGACATCACGCCAGGTCGCTTTGCACCCGAGGACCCGCTGCTGGTTGCACGGCGCATCAGTGATCGTGTGGCGGCGCTGGGGGTGACCTGCTCCATTGGCGTGGGCTGTAACAAGACGGTCGCAAAGATCGCAAGCGAGCGGGACAAGCCATTTGGGCTGACCATCGTGCGCCCCGGAACCGAGCAGCGCTTTTTGGCAGCGCTGCCGGTATCTGCCATGAGCGGCATCGGGCGCTCGGCAGAAGAGCGACTGCGCCGCATGCGCATCTACACGCTCGGCGAGCTATCCCGCGCACCGAAATCCACCTTGGCCTCTATTTTTGGCATCAACGGCGAACGCATGCGCCAGCGTGCGCTGGGACTCGAACTCTCCGAAGTCACGAGCCTCGATGAAGAGCGCGAGGTCAAGTCGGTCAGCAATGAACGCACCTTTGCGAAAGATTTAACTGAGCGTGGGGACATCGAAGCGGCGATTGCGCTATTGGGAGAGTCAGTGGGACGCCGTCTGCGCCGTCAGGGACTAACGGGCGCCACGGTGACGCTCAAACTCAAGTATTCGTATGGAAGCGGTCGCTCGGCACAGCGCCGGCTGCCCCATCCGACCGACGATGAGAACATCTTCGTGGCAGTGGCGCTCGAACTGCTCGACAACATCTGGCAGGAAGGGATGCATGTGCGCCTGGCGGGCGTCGGCATGAGCGACTTCGACCATCAGGGCGGTATCCAGACCGACCTGTTCTGCGAAATCGACGACCGCGGAGCCCAATCCAGCGACCGTCGCGACCTCTCGGTCGCCATCGACGCCGTCCGAGACAAGTTCGGCGACACCGCTCTCTCCTTCGGCCGCCAATCCCGCTTCAACGATTAG
- the nadD gene encoding nicotinate-nucleotide adenylyltransferase: MSLRGGIGLPELPIKDGHEFRLGIMGGTFDPIHYGHLVTAEQARESLDLDAVLFMPAGSPAFKLDKPVTPAEDRYAMTVLATAANPAFLASRFEIDRAGVTYTADTLRALREFYPPQVKLYFITGADAIIDIVTWHNADEIAELATFIAATRPGFDIDTARARIKESGLPFDVRYIQIPALAISSTNIRKRVARGMSVRYLTSESVLGYIRKRGLYADLGQDDFD; encoded by the coding sequence ATGTCGCTGCGCGGTGGAATCGGATTGCCTGAACTTCCCATCAAGGATGGACACGAGTTTCGGCTTGGCATTATGGGCGGCACCTTTGACCCGATTCATTACGGGCACTTGGTAACCGCTGAGCAGGCGCGTGAGTCCCTTGACTTGGACGCCGTGCTCTTTATGCCTGCGGGCTCGCCTGCCTTTAAGCTCGACAAACCGGTGACGCCTGCTGAGGACCGTTATGCCATGACGGTCCTCGCGACCGCCGCGAACCCGGCCTTTTTGGCAAGCCGCTTCGAGATCGATCGTGCCGGTGTCACCTACACAGCTGATACGCTGCGTGCCCTTCGCGAGTTTTACCCGCCACAGGTGAAGCTTTATTTTATTACGGGTGCCGATGCGATTATCGATATTGTAACCTGGCACAATGCAGATGAGATTGCCGAACTGGCAACCTTTATTGCTGCGACGCGTCCTGGCTTTGACATCGATACGGCCCGGGCGCGGATTAAGGAATCGGGGCTGCCATTCGACGTGCGCTATATTCAGATTCCGGCGTTGGCGATTAGCTCGACTAACATTCGCAAGCGGGTTGCCCGCGGCATGAGCGTGCGCTATCTTACGAGCGAGTCCGTGCTCGGCTATATCCGTAAACGCGGCCTGTATGCCGATCTTGGGCAAGACGATTTTGATTGA
- the trmD gene encoding tRNA (guanosine(37)-N1)-methyltransferase TrmD — protein sequence MLIETLSVFPEMFEPVMSTSILGRARKAGLFDFKAYNLRDWTHDRHRTVDDEPYGGGQGMLMKVEPIAEAIEAISSEGPKPTVVFFTPCGEPFTQHVAERLLKSERLLFVCSRYEGVDERAYAYADERLSIGDYVLTGGELPAMVVADAVVRLIPGALGDEMSNVDESFSTAEDGGLLEYAQYTRPAEFNGEGVPPVLVSGDHAKVDAWRRKNAIERTCRWRPDLIETARLTPEERAYAQDILDASYSQSKE from the coding sequence ATGCTGATCGAGACCCTTTCGGTCTTTCCCGAGATGTTTGAGCCCGTCATGTCCACATCGATCTTGGGCCGCGCCCGCAAGGCCGGCCTTTTTGATTTTAAGGCCTATAACCTGCGCGACTGGACGCACGACCGCCATCGTACCGTCGATGACGAGCCGTACGGCGGCGGGCAGGGCATGCTCATGAAGGTCGAGCCCATCGCCGAGGCCATCGAGGCTATTAGCTCTGAGGGTCCCAAGCCCACCGTGGTGTTCTTTACGCCCTGCGGCGAACCCTTTACGCAGCATGTGGCCGAGCGCCTGCTCAAAAGCGAGCGCCTGCTGTTTGTATGCAGTCGATACGAGGGTGTCGACGAGCGCGCGTATGCGTATGCCGACGAGCGCCTATCGATCGGCGACTACGTGCTTACGGGCGGCGAGCTTCCCGCTATGGTCGTTGCCGACGCCGTCGTGCGTCTGATTCCCGGCGCCCTTGGTGACGAGATGAGTAACGTCGATGAGTCGTTCTCGACTGCCGAGGACGGTGGCCTGCTCGAGTACGCGCAGTATACTCGCCCCGCCGAGTTCAACGGCGAGGGCGTGCCGCCGGTGCTCGTGAGCGGCGATCATGCCAAGGTTGACGCCTGGCGCCGTAAGAATGCCATCGAGCGCACCTGCCGCTGGCGTCCCGACCTGATCGAGACGGCGCGGCTCACGCCCGAGGAGCGCGCATACGCGCAGGACATCCTGGACGCATCGTATTCGCAGAGCAAGGAGTGA
- the rplU gene encoding 50S ribosomal protein L21: MYAIVNTGGKQYKVATDDVITVEKIEGNEGDKITLPVIFLNDGKKIVTDPDKLAKAKVTAQIVEQFKGEKQLVFKFHKRKRYRRLKGHRQQLTKLKIVKVQATSRAKKAVKAEAEAVAEAPVAE; the protein is encoded by the coding sequence ATGTACGCAATCGTTAACACGGGCGGCAAGCAGTACAAGGTCGCCACCGACGATGTCATCACCGTCGAGAAGATCGAGGGCAATGAGGGCGATAAGATCACCCTGCCGGTTATCTTCCTCAACGATGGTAAGAAGATCGTCACCGATCCCGACAAGCTGGCCAAGGCCAAGGTTACCGCTCAGATCGTTGAGCAGTTCAAGGGCGAGAAGCAGCTGGTCTTCAAGTTCCACAAGCGCAAGCGCTATCGTCGTCTGAAGGGTCACCGTCAGCAGCTCACCAAGCTGAAGATCGTGAAGGTTCAGGCTACCTCCCGCGCCAAGAAGGCTGTCAAGGCAGAGGCTGAGGCTGTTGCCGAGGCTCCCGTCGCCGAGTAG
- the rpmA gene encoding 50S ribosomal protein L27 — protein MAHKKGLGSSRNGRDSRGQRLGTKRYAGQTVTTGTILVRQHGTHIHPGENVGRGKDDTLFALVDGTVEFHKGIKHRVSVRPLANA, from the coding sequence ATGGCACACAAAAAAGGACTCGGTTCCTCCCGTAATGGCCGTGACTCCCGCGGTCAGCGCCTTGGCACGAAGCGCTATGCCGGCCAGACGGTAACCACGGGCACGATTCTCGTCCGTCAGCACGGCACGCACATCCACCCGGGTGAGAACGTTGGCCGTGGCAAGGACGACACGCTGTTCGCGCTGGTCGACGGTACCGTTGAGTTCCACAAGGGTATCAAGCACAGGGTCAGCGTACGCCCGCTCGCGAACGCGTAA
- the rpsP gene encoding 30S ribosomal protein S16: protein MAVKIRLARHGAKKRPYYRVVVADSRAPRDGRIIEEVGRYNPMTAPKTINLDLEKIADWQSKGAQLTDAVAALVKAANEGEKTETVVKKSKKQLAKEAEAAKAAAEAAEGAEE from the coding sequence TTGGCAGTCAAGATTCGCCTTGCTCGTCACGGCGCTAAGAAGCGTCCGTACTACCGTGTCGTCGTCGCCGATTCCCGCGCCCCGCGTGACGGTCGTATCATCGAGGAGGTTGGCCGCTACAACCCGATGACCGCCCCCAAGACCATCAACCTCGATCTCGAGAAGATCGCCGACTGGCAGTCCAAGGGCGCTCAGCTCACCGACGCTGTCGCTGCTCTGGTCAAGGCCGCCAACGAGGGCGAGAAGACCGAGACCGTCGTCAAGAAGTCCAAGAAGCAGCTCGCCAAAGAGGCCGAGGCCGCTAAGGCTGCCGCTGAGGCCGCTGAGGGCGCCGAGGAGTAA
- a CDS encoding TIGR03936 family radical SAM-associated protein yields the protein MSERLTDNPTLFRLRVRYGKRDRLKYLGHLEVIHTIERIVRRAGLPYAVTQGFSPHMRVGFSSALPVGTSSTCEWYDLFMTEFVALDEAFERLAAASPADLAPIEAAYIDVRTPALTAQLTRLSYRIDLHLNPEAPASADEVRRAIDMLRAGHGIDYARGKKSKRLDLDHTLVGYELTAGERPDHLVLMLDTHADNEGSMRPEILLSAADVLLQGLTPGVDAPIVSTGMQDLVTICSYDVERQNQACEDDEGRLVSPIPVRTCGFAPHTR from the coding sequence ATGAGTGAGCGCCTGACCGACAACCCCACGCTCTTTAGGCTTCGCGTTCGCTATGGCAAGCGTGACCGTCTTAAGTACCTGGGCCATCTCGAAGTGATTCATACCATTGAGCGCATCGTGCGTCGCGCGGGGCTGCCCTATGCCGTGACGCAGGGCTTCTCTCCGCACATGCGCGTGGGCTTTTCGTCGGCGCTGCCGGTGGGAACGTCGTCGACCTGTGAGTGGTATGACCTGTTTATGACCGAGTTCGTCGCACTCGACGAGGCGTTTGAGCGCCTAGCGGCGGCATCTCCGGCCGATCTTGCCCCCATCGAGGCGGCATACATCGACGTGCGCACACCGGCGCTGACAGCGCAACTCACGCGTCTGTCCTATCGTATCGACTTGCATCTGAATCCCGAGGCGCCGGCGTCCGCCGACGAGGTGCGTCGCGCAATCGATATGCTGCGCGCGGGCCACGGCATCGACTACGCACGCGGCAAAAAGAGCAAACGCCTGGACTTGGATCATACGCTCGTGGGCTATGAGCTCACGGCAGGGGAGCGCCCGGACCATCTGGTGCTCATGCTCGACACACATGCCGATAATGAGGGCTCCATGCGTCCGGAAATTTTGCTTTCCGCCGCTGATGTTTTGTTGCAGGGCTTGACCCCGGGCGTCGATGCACCTATTGTTTCCACCGGTATGCAAGACCTCGTGACCATCTGCTCCTACGATGTCGAGCGTCAGAATCAAGCATGCGAGGACGACGAGGGCCGACTCGTCAGCCCCATACCTGTGCGAACTTGTGGATTTGCTCCACATACTCGTTGA
- the rimM gene encoding ribosome maturation factor RimM (Essential for efficient processing of 16S rRNA), translating into MRSQYKNIARVVKPHGRKGEVLAQPLRGLPSVLTPGMRVALTPPALKRDRFCTVVSVIDTGDGDLVSFEGIDDLTAAEGITGCYVLANRDDFELDSLDAAYTDLMGREVVDERFGLLGTIVEIMSTPANDVWVVEGDRYGEVLIPVIEQVVLDLPDQGTISVHVMDGLIDMDK; encoded by the coding sequence TTGAGGTCCCAGTACAAAAACATCGCCCGTGTGGTCAAGCCGCACGGAAGGAAGGGGGAGGTCCTCGCGCAGCCGCTGCGGGGGCTTCCTTCTGTATTGACGCCGGGTATGCGCGTCGCCTTGACGCCACCGGCGCTCAAGCGCGACCGTTTTTGCACGGTCGTATCCGTCATCGATACGGGCGATGGCGATCTGGTCTCGTTTGAGGGCATAGACGACTTGACGGCCGCCGAGGGCATCACCGGATGCTACGTGCTGGCAAACCGTGACGATTTTGAGCTCGATTCGCTCGATGCCGCCTATACCGACCTGATGGGTCGCGAGGTGGTCGACGAGCGCTTTGGCTTGCTCGGCACGATTGTCGAGATCATGTCGACTCCCGCCAACGATGTTTGGGTTGTCGAGGGCGATCGGTACGGCGAGGTGCTGATTCCCGTGATCGAGCAGGTTGTGCTCGATCTTCCCGATCAGGGGACAATTTCCGTCCACGTTATGGACGGTTTGATTGATATGGACAAGTAG